The proteins below come from a single Burkholderia sp. FERM BP-3421 genomic window:
- a CDS encoding ParA family protein, protein MTVIVVANPKGGVGKSTLSTNLAGYFAAQGAWVALADLDRQQSAHAWLDLRPSTLPPIETWSLDPDAPSKPPRGLEYAVIDTPAGLHGGRLNLALDFADKVIVPLQPSLFDILATQQFLERLASEKAVRKGAVEVGIVGMRVDARTRSADQLHRFVEGLKLPVLGYVRDTQNYVQLAAHGLTLWDVAKSRVDKDLEQWQPIVEWAQARA, encoded by the coding sequence ATGACGGTGATCGTGGTGGCGAATCCGAAGGGCGGCGTAGGCAAGAGCACGCTGTCCACCAATCTGGCGGGGTATTTCGCGGCGCAGGGCGCGTGGGTCGCGCTGGCCGATCTCGACCGGCAGCAGTCCGCGCATGCATGGCTTGACCTGCGGCCGTCGACCTTGCCGCCGATCGAGACCTGGTCGCTCGATCCCGACGCGCCCTCCAAGCCGCCGCGCGGCCTGGAATACGCGGTGATCGACACCCCGGCCGGCCTGCACGGCGGCCGCCTGAATCTCGCGCTGGATTTCGCCGACAAGGTGATCGTGCCGCTGCAGCCGTCGCTGTTCGATATCCTCGCGACCCAGCAGTTCCTGGAGCGGCTCGCGAGCGAGAAGGCGGTGCGCAAGGGCGCGGTGGAGGTGGGGATCGTCGGCATGCGGGTCGATGCGCGCACGCGCTCGGCCGACCAGCTGCACCGGTTCGTCGAGGGGCTCAAGTTGCCGGTGCTCGGCTACGTGCGCGACACCCAGAACTACGTGCAGCTCGCCGCGCACGGCCTCACGCTGTGGGACGTCGCGAAGAGCCGGGTCGACAAGGACCTGGAGCAGTGGCAGCCGATCGTCGAATGGGCGCAGGCGCGGGCCTGA
- a CDS encoding segregation and condensation protein A — MSAADEAGASQPEQAIAAPSGADSTPDTVDGVAAFARLYGEPLFKLPQDLYIPPDALEVFLETFEGPLDLLLYLIRKQNFNVLDIPMAQVTIQYLGYVDQIRESNLELAAEYLLMAAMLIEIKSRMLLPVKKADTGEEAEDPRAELVRRLLEYEQMKLAAQRIDHLPQLGRDFLRADVYIEQSITPRFPDVNSDDLRAAWADVLKRAKLVQHHKISREELSVREHMSLILRRLQNARFMEFADLFDTSRGVPVVIVNFIAMLELARESLVEITQPEPFAPIYVRLAYLPA, encoded by the coding sequence GTGAGCGCCGCGGACGAGGCCGGCGCCTCGCAACCGGAACAGGCGATCGCCGCCCCGTCGGGCGCCGATTCGACGCCCGACACCGTCGACGGCGTCGCCGCGTTCGCGCGCCTGTACGGCGAGCCGCTCTTCAAGCTGCCGCAGGACCTGTACATCCCGCCGGACGCGCTCGAGGTGTTCCTCGAGACCTTCGAGGGTCCGCTCGACCTGCTGCTGTACCTGATCCGCAAGCAGAACTTCAACGTGCTGGACATCCCGATGGCGCAGGTCACCATCCAGTACCTCGGCTATGTCGACCAGATCCGCGAGTCGAACCTGGAACTGGCGGCCGAGTACCTGCTGATGGCGGCGATGCTCATCGAGATCAAGTCGCGCATGCTGCTGCCGGTGAAGAAGGCCGACACCGGCGAGGAAGCCGAGGATCCGCGCGCCGAGCTGGTGCGCCGCCTGCTCGAATACGAGCAGATGAAGCTCGCCGCGCAGCGCATCGACCATCTGCCGCAGCTCGGCCGCGATTTCCTGCGCGCCGACGTCTATATCGAGCAGAGCATCACGCCGCGCTTCCCCGACGTGAACTCCGACGACCTGCGCGCCGCCTGGGCCGACGTGCTCAAGCGCGCGAAGCTGGTCCAGCACCACAAGATCTCGCGCGAGGAGCTGTCGGTGCGCGAGCACATGAGCTTGATCCTGCGCCGCCTGCAGAACGCCCGCTTCATGGAGTTCGCCGACCTGTTCGACACCTCGCGCGGCGTGCCCGTCGTGATCGTCAACTTCATCGCGATGCTCGAACTCGCGCGCGAGTCGCTCGTCGAGATCACCCAGCCCGAACCGTTCGCGCCGATCTACGTCCGGCTCGCCTACCTGCCCGCCTGA
- the panC gene encoding pantoate--beta-alanine ligase produces the protein MKVISSIQELRDQLRGQNRVAFVPTMGNLHEGHLSLMRLARQHGDPVVASVFVNRLQFGPNEDFDKYPRTLQDDIEKLQKDNVYVLFAPSERDMYPEPQEYRVQPPHDLGDILEGEFRPGFFTGVCTVVTKLMSCVQPRVAVFGKKDYQQLMIVRRMCQQLALPVEIIAAETVRDADGLALSSRNRFLSERERAEAPELVRTLHRVRDAVLGGARDLAALERDALTSLAARGWQPDYVSIRRQANLVAPDAAQREAGEPLVVLAAAKLGATRLIDNLEI, from the coding sequence ATGAAAGTCATCAGCTCGATCCAGGAACTGCGCGACCAGTTGCGCGGCCAGAACCGCGTTGCCTTCGTGCCGACGATGGGCAACCTGCATGAGGGCCATCTGTCGCTGATGCGGCTCGCCCGGCAGCACGGCGACCCGGTCGTCGCGAGCGTGTTCGTGAACCGTCTGCAATTCGGTCCGAACGAGGATTTCGACAAGTACCCGCGCACGCTGCAGGACGACATCGAGAAGCTGCAGAAGGACAACGTCTACGTGCTGTTCGCGCCGAGCGAGCGCGACATGTACCCGGAGCCGCAGGAATACCGCGTGCAGCCGCCGCACGATCTCGGCGACATCCTCGAGGGCGAGTTCCGCCCGGGCTTCTTCACCGGCGTGTGCACGGTGGTCACGAAGCTGATGTCCTGCGTGCAGCCGCGCGTCGCGGTGTTCGGCAAGAAGGATTACCAGCAGCTGATGATCGTGCGGCGCATGTGCCAGCAGCTCGCGCTGCCCGTCGAGATCATCGCGGCCGAGACCGTGCGCGACGCCGACGGCCTCGCGCTGTCGTCGCGCAACCGCTTCCTGAGCGAGCGCGAACGCGCGGAGGCGCCGGAACTCGTGCGCACGCTGCATCGCGTGCGCGACGCGGTGCTGGGCGGCGCCCGCGACCTCGCGGCGCTCGAGCGCGACGCGCTCACGAGCCTCGCCGCGCGCGGCTGGCAGCCCGACTACGTGTCGATCCGCCGGCAAGCGAACCTGGTCGCGCCCGACGCGGCGCAACGGGAAGCCGGCGAGCCGCTCGTCGTGCTCGCGGCCGCGAAGCTCGGCGCGACCCGCCTCATCGACAACCTCGAAATCTGA
- a CDS encoding DUF3460 family protein produces MPYQSDVTQFLNQLKQQKPTLEDEQRKGRSLLWDKQPVDLDERDAQQESRVKQTSYVYYQNF; encoded by the coding sequence ATGCCGTACCAGTCCGATGTCACGCAATTCCTGAATCAGTTGAAGCAGCAGAAGCCGACGCTCGAGGACGAGCAGCGCAAGGGCCGCTCGCTGCTGTGGGACAAGCAGCCGGTCGACCTCGACGAGCGCGACGCGCAACAGGAATCCCGCGTCAAGCAGACGTCCTACGTCTACTACCAGAACTTCTGA
- the panD gene encoding aspartate 1-decarboxylase, giving the protein MQRHMLKSKIHRVAVTHCELHYEGSCAIDEDLLEAANIVENERIDIWNINNGERFSTYAIKGERGSGMISLNGSAARRAQLGDLVIIAAFAMVDETALQAGWKPDLVFVDEHNKMKGSRDHVPTQSWT; this is encoded by the coding sequence ATGCAGCGCCACATGCTGAAATCGAAGATCCACCGCGTCGCGGTCACGCACTGCGAGCTGCATTACGAAGGCTCGTGCGCGATCGACGAGGATCTGCTCGAAGCCGCGAACATCGTGGAGAACGAGCGCATCGACATCTGGAACATCAACAACGGCGAGCGCTTCTCGACCTATGCGATCAAGGGTGAGCGCGGCAGCGGCATGATCTCGCTGAACGGCTCGGCCGCGCGGCGCGCGCAGCTCGGCGACCTGGTGATCATCGCCGCGTTCGCGATGGTCGACGAGACAGCGCTGCAGGCCGGCTGGAAGCCGGACCTGGTGTTCGTCGACGAGCACAACAAGATGAAGGGCAGCCGCGACCACGTGCCGACCCAAAGCTGGACCTGA
- a CDS encoding translocation/assembly module TamB domain-containing protein, translating to MTQDVSAPPPAAAAPGAEPPAPRRRRPLRALARTLGVLALLAALLAGALVAAVATERGTRIAWQAAVKLLGGRLAGTLEGGSLAHGVRLSGFAWTSPDGAGTEVRIDRVSGRWALTRAPLRLTIDTLRAGAIDVRIPPSPPSPTTLPEDLRLPLQLTVRDLRFDTLSIHEGGSTTELAGLVFSGRSDGRHHDATLERLDTPFGALSARARLDGVRPFAIAGDAAYTGKFADEPVNAQARVSGSLAALVAELDASGMKLNGRAQVEAAPFSDVPLTRATLAFDHVNPQAFAPGAPRADLAVRAQLAPAPADPRHPGAFVVTGPVSIVNAKPGPLGDNLLPVLDARADARLDAHAQRIDGLALRLLRGGSVTGGGALAGGRGRFDLKVADLDLNAFVAALRPMKLGGPVGVTLAEGGQTIAFDLSDPKLALGAKAKVALEPRQIAISEARVTAGKGRVDLAGTLKHDARSSYDLKATLTDFDPLALTAAGTRPGAGGPRAGTARVNGTLAASGALEPGFTARAQFKLGDSVYDRLPLTGQGTLQMAGARILPSNVNLSIAGNQVDLQGSFGAAGDRLRFAVDAPQLDRLGFGLAGLLQANGDLTGSFAHPNVSAAFKASGVAFGENRIGSAQGQAEIRDGAHGALVFNAQAADLALGAVRLRSASANLNGTRAKHTFEAAALGAADGRVINLSVAAAGGLVETREGPRWDGTVTRLANRGTPSVSLDAPLTVSAGAGRVLLGAARLGIEGAQLDLKSFALDHGKLRSAGAISNLSVARALTIREELTGARTPLRTDLVLDGDWDFALADTASGYLQIKRRSGDVTLESGRGVASLGITDITARAAFGAGNRLNATVRAQANRIGTLDASLAVPFTLRDGVLAPAADAPLSGRIDVDVPALKTTGGLFGPSYLLDGHAALKLTLGGTPAKPSLSGMLTGDGLSATMVDQGVQLKDGVVRVKLTENLVEFQQVEFHGGQGTLRMLGRVRLDGNEPDLAASIVADKLELFAAPDRKLSLSGKATVENDGARGGVAINGKFTVDRALFDLPEESAPHLSDDVVIVRPDGTVRGETRTGTAIAKPAPAADKPAPSLAPRANVDIDLGSDFRFKGHGADLGLRGTITVMSAPGVPLRAVGNVRVTEGSTYTSFGRKLAIENGFFTFNGPVSNPGINILAMRRNQEVEAGVQVTGTVQAPVAKLVSEPNVADNEKLSWLLFGHGTDQGNNLGQQNTMTTALALLGSATGKRVAQTFGLDEFSIGRSEVGLTDPQVVMVSKAINERFVLGYEQGLQSASNAFKATLNLTRFWSVSAYTGTFQGVDLNYTRRFDRWWW from the coding sequence ATGACCCAGGACGTTTCCGCCCCGCCGCCCGCCGCCGCCGCACCCGGCGCCGAGCCGCCCGCCCCGCGCCGCAGGCGGCCGCTGCGCGCGCTCGCGCGGACGCTCGGCGTGCTGGCGCTGCTGGCCGCGCTGCTGGCGGGCGCGCTCGTCGCGGCCGTGGCGACCGAGCGCGGCACGCGCATCGCGTGGCAGGCCGCGGTGAAGCTGCTCGGCGGCCGTCTCGCGGGCACGCTCGAGGGCGGCTCGCTCGCGCACGGCGTGCGTCTGTCCGGGTTCGCGTGGACCAGCCCCGACGGCGCCGGCACCGAGGTCCGGATCGACCGCGTGAGCGGGCGCTGGGCGCTCACGCGCGCGCCGCTGCGTCTCACGATCGACACGCTGCGCGCGGGCGCGATCGACGTGCGGATCCCGCCGTCGCCGCCGTCGCCGACGACCCTGCCGGAGGATCTGCGCCTGCCGCTGCAGCTGACGGTGCGCGACCTGCGCTTCGACACGCTGTCGATCCACGAAGGCGGCTCCACCACCGAACTGGCCGGGCTCGTGTTCAGCGGTCGCAGCGACGGCCGTCATCACGACGCGACGCTCGAACGGCTCGACACGCCGTTCGGCGCGCTGAGCGCGCGCGCGCGGCTCGACGGCGTGAGGCCGTTCGCGATCGCCGGCGACGCGGCCTACACGGGCAAGTTCGCCGACGAGCCGGTCAACGCGCAGGCCCGGGTGTCCGGCTCGCTTGCCGCGCTGGTGGCCGAGCTGGACGCCTCGGGCATGAAGCTGAACGGGCGCGCCCAGGTCGAGGCCGCGCCGTTCTCCGACGTGCCGCTCACGCGCGCGACGCTCGCGTTCGATCACGTGAACCCACAGGCCTTCGCGCCGGGCGCGCCGCGCGCCGATCTCGCGGTGCGTGCGCAGCTCGCGCCGGCGCCGGCGGATCCGCGCCATCCGGGCGCGTTCGTCGTCACCGGGCCGGTGTCGATCGTCAACGCGAAGCCGGGCCCGCTCGGCGACAACCTGCTGCCGGTGCTCGACGCGCGCGCCGACGCGCGGCTCGACGCGCACGCGCAGCGCATCGACGGCCTTGCCCTGCGCCTGCTGCGCGGCGGCAGCGTGACGGGCGGCGGCGCGCTCGCGGGCGGGCGCGGGCGCTTCGACCTGAAGGTCGCCGACCTCGACCTGAACGCGTTCGTCGCCGCGCTGCGGCCGATGAAGCTCGGCGGGCCGGTCGGCGTGACGCTCGCGGAGGGCGGACAGACCATCGCGTTCGATCTCAGCGATCCGAAGCTCGCGCTCGGCGCGAAGGCGAAGGTCGCGCTCGAACCGCGCCAGATCGCGATCAGCGAGGCGCGCGTGACGGCGGGCAAGGGCCGCGTCGATCTCGCGGGCACCCTCAAGCACGACGCGCGCAGCAGCTACGACCTGAAGGCGACGCTCACCGACTTCGATCCGCTCGCGTTGACGGCGGCGGGCACGCGGCCGGGGGCGGGCGGCCCGCGCGCGGGCACGGCGCGCGTCAACGGCACGCTCGCGGCGAGCGGCGCGCTCGAACCGGGCTTCACGGCGCGCGCGCAGTTCAAGCTCGGCGACAGCGTGTACGACCGCCTGCCGCTGACGGGCCAGGGCACCTTGCAGATGGCGGGCGCGCGGATCCTGCCGAGCAACGTGAACCTGTCGATCGCGGGCAACCAGGTGGATCTGCAAGGCAGCTTCGGCGCGGCCGGCGACCGGCTGCGCTTCGCGGTCGACGCGCCGCAGCTCGACCGGCTCGGCTTCGGGCTCGCCGGGCTGCTGCAGGCGAACGGCGACCTGACGGGCTCGTTCGCGCATCCGAACGTGAGCGCGGCGTTCAAGGCGAGCGGCGTCGCGTTTGGCGAGAACCGCATCGGCAGCGCGCAGGGGCAGGCGGAGATCCGCGACGGCGCGCACGGCGCGCTCGTCTTCAACGCGCAGGCGGCCGATCTCGCGCTCGGCGCGGTGCGGCTCAGGAGCGCGTCCGCGAACCTGAACGGCACGCGCGCGAAGCACACCTTCGAGGCCGCCGCGCTCGGCGCCGCGGACGGCCGCGTGATCAACCTGAGCGTCGCGGCGGCGGGCGGGCTGGTCGAGACGCGCGAGGGACCGCGCTGGGACGGCACCGTGACGCGGCTCGCGAATCGCGGCACGCCGTCGGTGTCGCTCGACGCGCCGCTCACCGTGTCGGCGGGCGCGGGCCGCGTGCTGCTCGGCGCGGCGCGGCTCGGCATCGAGGGCGCGCAGCTCGATCTGAAATCGTTCGCGCTCGATCACGGCAAGCTGCGTTCGGCGGGCGCGATCTCGAACCTGTCGGTCGCGCGCGCGCTGACGATACGCGAGGAACTGACGGGCGCGCGCACCCCGCTGCGCACCGACCTGGTGCTCGACGGCGACTGGGATTTCGCGCTCGCCGACACCGCGAGCGGCTATCTGCAGATCAAGCGCCGCAGCGGCGACGTGACGCTCGAATCGGGGCGCGGCGTCGCCTCGCTCGGCATCACCGACATCACGGCGCGCGCCGCGTTCGGCGCGGGCAACCGGCTCAACGCGACGGTGCGCGCGCAGGCGAACCGGATCGGTACGCTCGACGCCTCGCTCGCGGTGCCGTTCACGCTGCGCGACGGCGTGCTCGCGCCCGCCGCCGACGCGCCGCTGTCCGGGCGCATCGACGTCGACGTGCCCGCGCTCAAGACCACGGGCGGCCTGTTCGGCCCGAGCTACCTGCTCGACGGGCACGCGGCGCTCAAGCTCACGCTGGGCGGCACGCCGGCGAAGCCGAGCCTGTCGGGGATGCTGACGGGCGACGGCCTGTCGGCGACGATGGTCGACCAGGGCGTGCAGCTCAAGGATGGCGTCGTGCGCGTGAAGCTCACCGAGAACCTGGTCGAGTTCCAGCAGGTCGAGTTCCACGGCGGGCAGGGCACGCTGCGCATGCTCGGCCGCGTGCGCCTCGACGGCAACGAGCCGGACCTCGCCGCGAGCATCGTCGCGGACAAGCTCGAACTGTTCGCCGCGCCCGACCGCAAGCTGTCGCTGTCGGGCAAGGCGACGGTCGAGAACGACGGCGCGCGCGGCGGAGTCGCGATCAACGGCAAGTTCACCGTCGACCGCGCGCTGTTCGACCTGCCCGAGGAATCGGCGCCGCATCTGTCGGACGACGTCGTGATCGTGCGGCCGGACGGCACCGTGCGCGGCGAGACGCGCACCGGCACCGCGATCGCCAAGCCGGCGCCGGCCGCCGACAAGCCCGCCCCGTCGCTCGCGCCGCGCGCGAACGTCGACATCGATCTCGGCAGCGACTTCCGTTTCAAGGGACATGGCGCGGATCTCGGCCTGCGCGGCACGATCACCGTGATGAGCGCGCCGGGCGTGCCGTTGCGCGCGGTCGGCAACGTGCGCGTGACGGAAGGCTCGACCTACACCTCGTTCGGCCGCAAGCTCGCGATCGAGAACGGCTTCTTCACGTTCAACGGGCCGGTGTCGAACCCCGGCATCAACATCCTCGCGATGCGCCGCAACCAGGAGGTGGAGGCCGGCGTGCAGGTGACGGGCACGGTGCAGGCGCCGGTCGCGAAACTCGTCTCGGAGCCCAACGTCGCCGACAACGAGAAGCTGTCGTGGCTGCTGTTCGGCCACGGCACCGACCAGGGCAACAACCTGGGCCAGCAGAACACCATGACCACCGCGCTCGCGCTGCTCGGCAGCGCGACCGGCAAGCGCGTCGCGCAGACCTTCGGGCTCGACGAGTTCTCGATCGGCCGCAGCGAGGTCGGCCTCACCGATCCGCAGGTCGTGATGGTGTCGAAGGCGATCAACGAGCGCTTCGTGCTCGGCTACGAGCAGGGCCTGCAGTCGGCCAGCAACGCGTTCAAGGCGACGCTCAACCTGACCCGTTTCTGGTCGGTGTCGGCGTACACCGGCACGTTCCAGGGTGTCGACCTCAACTACACGCGGCGTTTCGATCGCTGGTGGTGGTAG
- a CDS encoding DoxX family protein, translated as MNPTRLTDLAATLLRVALGVLYLAHVAQKVFVFTLPGAAQFFVSLGLPGWLAYLTTVVELAGGLALLAGFRVRLAALVLLPFMLGAVLAHLPNGWSFAAPNGGWEYPAFWAVTLAVQALLGAGAFAVERLRAA; from the coding sequence ATGAACCCGACCCGCCTGACCGATCTGGCCGCCACGCTGCTGCGCGTGGCGCTCGGTGTGTTGTATCTCGCCCACGTCGCCCAGAAGGTATTCGTCTTCACGCTGCCGGGCGCCGCGCAGTTCTTCGTCTCGCTCGGGCTGCCGGGCTGGCTGGCCTACCTGACCACCGTGGTCGAGCTGGCGGGCGGCCTCGCGCTGCTGGCGGGCTTCCGGGTGCGGCTCGCCGCGCTCGTGCTGCTGCCGTTCATGCTGGGCGCGGTGCTCGCGCACCTGCCGAACGGCTGGAGTTTCGCCGCGCCGAACGGCGGCTGGGAATATCCGGCGTTCTGGGCCGTCACGCTCGCGGTGCAGGCGCTGCTCGGCGCGGGCGCGTTCGCGGTCGAGCGCCTTCGCGCCGCCTGA
- a CDS encoding cobyric acid synthase has product MTASVSPARVRGTLMIQGTTSDAGKSTLVAGLCRLARRAGARVAPFKPQNMALNSAVTADGGEIGRAQALQALAAGISAHTDFNPVLLKPTSDRGAQVIIHGRARANLDARAYHAYKPIAFEAVLESYARLRAGYDAVVVEGAGSPAEINLRDGDIANMGFAERVDCPVVLVADIDRGGVFAHLIGTLACLSESERARVRGFVINRFRGDPALLKPGLDWLEARTGKPVLGVVPYLHGLVLDAEDMLPAQARTVAAERDAGVLRVVVPALPRISNHTDFDPLRVHPRVDFTYWKSGPVPAADLLILPGSKNVQRDLGWLREQGWEAVLKRHLRYGGKLLGICGGMQMLGRTLDDPHGLEGPPACVPGLGLFDYATTLRPDKTLVNVTGRLAFGGAPALAGYEIHMGETHGPALAAPALRLDGAAGGRDDGARSEDGQILATYVHGLFDAPGACAALLAWAGLDDGAEAVDYPALREASLERLADTLAAHLDLPRVFDAFA; this is encoded by the coding sequence ATGACCGCCTCCGTTTCCCCCGCGCGCGTGCGCGGCACGCTGATGATCCAGGGCACCACGTCCGACGCGGGCAAGAGCACGCTCGTCGCCGGGCTGTGCCGGCTCGCGCGCCGCGCGGGCGCGCGCGTCGCGCCGTTCAAGCCGCAGAACATGGCGCTCAACAGCGCAGTCACGGCGGACGGCGGCGAGATCGGCCGCGCCCAGGCCCTGCAGGCGCTCGCGGCCGGCATCTCCGCGCATACCGATTTCAACCCGGTGCTGCTCAAGCCGACCAGCGACCGCGGCGCGCAGGTGATCATCCACGGCCGCGCGCGCGCGAACCTCGATGCGCGCGCCTATCACGCGTACAAGCCGATCGCGTTCGAAGCGGTGCTCGAATCGTATGCGCGCCTGCGCGCGGGCTACGACGCGGTGGTCGTCGAGGGCGCGGGCAGCCCCGCCGAGATCAACCTGCGCGACGGCGACATCGCGAACATGGGCTTCGCCGAGCGCGTCGACTGCCCGGTGGTGCTGGTCGCGGACATCGATCGCGGCGGCGTGTTCGCCCACCTGATCGGGACGCTCGCATGCCTGTCGGAGAGCGAGCGAGCGCGCGTGCGCGGGTTCGTGATCAACCGCTTTCGCGGCGACCCGGCGCTGCTCAAGCCGGGGCTCGACTGGCTCGAGGCGCGCACCGGCAAGCCGGTGCTCGGGGTCGTGCCGTACCTGCACGGGCTCGTGCTCGATGCCGAGGACATGCTGCCCGCGCAGGCGCGCACCGTCGCCGCCGAGCGCGACGCCGGCGTGCTGCGGGTCGTGGTGCCCGCGCTGCCGCGGATCAGCAACCACACCGATTTCGATCCGTTGCGCGTGCATCCGCGCGTGGATTTCACCTACTGGAAAAGCGGGCCGGTGCCGGCCGCGGACCTGCTCATCCTGCCGGGCTCGAAGAACGTGCAGCGCGACCTGGGCTGGCTGCGCGAGCAGGGCTGGGAGGCGGTGCTGAAGCGGCACCTGCGCTACGGCGGGAAGCTGCTCGGGATTTGCGGCGGGATGCAGATGCTCGGCCGGACGCTCGACGATCCGCATGGCCTGGAGGGCCCGCCCGCCTGCGTGCCGGGCCTGGGCCTGTTCGATTACGCGACGACCCTGCGGCCCGACAAGACGCTCGTCAACGTGACCGGCCGGCTCGCGTTCGGCGGCGCGCCGGCGCTGGCGGGCTACGAGATCCACATGGGCGAGACGCACGGGCCGGCGCTCGCCGCGCCCGCGCTGCGGCTCGACGGCGCGGCGGGCGGGCGCGACGACGGCGCGCGCTCGGAAGACGGGCAGATCCTGGCCACCTACGTGCACGGGCTGTTCGACGCGCCCGGCGCGTGCGCGGCGCTGCTCGCGTGGGCGGGCCTCGACGACGGCGCGGAGGCGGTCGACTACCCGGCGCTGCGCGAGGCGTCGCTGGAGCGGCTCGCCGATACGCTGGCCGCCCATCTCGACCTGCCGCGCGTGTTCGACGCGTTTGCATGA
- a CDS encoding autotransporter assembly complex protein TamA: MARRRRGRLPVRGWRALLACVALTCAWPAAAKYGVDIDAPRSVRALLKQHLDIARFAKRDDISDDQFDFLVTATPQQVRDLTATAGYFSPVVRTDVRTRDGKRSVTVSVDPGPQTTVEAVDLNFSGPIDGEDPKQAAAARFAFSLKPGDPFTQSGWDDAKRAALKQLQSRRYLGGKITASEARIDPRTRRAKLTVAFDSGPTFTMGPLDVSGVQRYPERIVRNVSPLSVGEIYDVQRINELQRQLQNTPYYASVAIDVGDDTQQPERTPVHVKVSEYPYNSVRGGVGYSTDTGPHVQGSYSYLDTFGAAWPLSVSGRLDQIQQYGQIQLSMPPGEKAWTNSVLASYTNTNVSDTRIYSARVGLQRTRTGQFIDYSYSLMYYQDRLDQNAVGPTTSRALVPQWAWTRRNVDDPLFPRAGSLIHAEAGFAVRGVGTDQTFVRGYARGQQYLPLGKRDLFVFRAELGGVFTGGSSTGVPASLLFRAGGSNSVRGYGYQSIGNNVDGSVLPTKYLVTGTAEYQHWFNHDWGAATFFDIGTATDAWGEKVFFQGVGLGARWRSPVGPVNFDVAYGLRNRSVRPYLTLGIAF, encoded by the coding sequence CTGGCGCGCCGGCGGCGCGGCCGGCTGCCGGTGCGAGGCTGGCGGGCGCTGCTCGCGTGCGTGGCGCTGACCTGCGCGTGGCCCGCGGCCGCCAAGTACGGCGTCGACATCGACGCGCCGCGCTCGGTGCGCGCGCTGCTCAAGCAGCATCTCGACATCGCCCGCTTCGCGAAGCGCGACGACATCAGCGACGACCAGTTCGACTTCCTCGTCACCGCGACGCCGCAGCAGGTGCGCGATCTGACCGCGACGGCGGGCTATTTTTCGCCTGTGGTGCGCACCGACGTGCGCACCCGCGACGGCAAGCGCAGCGTCACCGTGTCGGTCGATCCGGGCCCGCAGACCACGGTCGAGGCGGTCGACCTGAACTTCAGCGGGCCGATCGACGGCGAGGACCCGAAGCAGGCGGCCGCCGCCCGCTTCGCGTTCTCGCTGAAGCCCGGCGATCCGTTCACGCAGTCCGGCTGGGATGACGCGAAGCGCGCCGCGCTCAAGCAATTGCAGTCGCGCCGCTACCTGGGCGGGAAGATTACCGCGTCCGAGGCGCGCATCGATCCGCGCACCCGCCGGGCAAAGCTCACGGTCGCGTTCGACAGCGGCCCGACCTTCACGATGGGGCCGCTCGACGTGTCGGGCGTGCAGCGCTATCCCGAGCGCATCGTGCGCAACGTGAGCCCGCTGTCGGTCGGCGAGATCTACGACGTGCAGCGCATCAACGAGCTGCAGCGCCAGTTGCAGAACACGCCGTACTACGCGAGCGTCGCGATCGACGTCGGCGACGACACGCAGCAGCCGGAGCGCACGCCGGTGCACGTCAAGGTCAGCGAGTACCCGTACAACAGCGTGCGCGGCGGGGTTGGCTATTCCACCGACACCGGCCCGCACGTGCAGGGCTCCTACAGCTATCTCGACACCTTCGGCGCCGCGTGGCCGCTGTCGGTGTCGGGCCGGCTCGACCAGATCCAGCAGTACGGCCAGATCCAACTGTCGATGCCGCCCGGCGAGAAGGCGTGGACCAACAGCGTGCTCGCGTCGTACACCAACACCAACGTGTCGGACACGCGCATCTACAGCGCGCGGGTCGGCCTGCAGCGCACCCGCACCGGCCAGTTCATCGATTATTCGTACTCGCTGATGTACTACCAGGACCGGCTCGACCAGAACGCCGTCGGCCCGACCACGAGCCGCGCGCTGGTGCCGCAGTGGGCCTGGACGCGCCGCAACGTCGACGATCCGCTGTTTCCGCGCGCGGGCAGCCTGATCCACGCGGAGGCCGGCTTCGCGGTGAGGGGCGTCGGGACCGACCAGACCTTCGTGCGCGGCTACGCGCGCGGCCAGCAGTACCTGCCGCTCGGCAAGCGCGACCTGTTCGTGTTCCGCGCGGAACTGGGCGGCGTGTTCACGGGCGGCAGCTCGACCGGCGTGCCGGCGTCGCTGCTGTTCCGCGCGGGCGGTTCGAACTCGGTGCGCGGCTACGGCTATCAGAGCATCGGCAACAACGTCGACGGCTCGGTGCTGCCGACCAAGTACCTGGTGACGGGCACGGCCGAGTACCAGCACTGGTTCAACCACGACTGGGGCGCGGCGACCTTCTTCGACATCGGCACCGCCACCGACGCGTGGGGCGAGAAAGTGTTTTTCCAGGGCGTCGGCCTGGGCGCGCGCTGGCGCAGCCCGGTCGGCCCGGTCAATTTCGACGTGGCCTACGGGCTGCGCAACCGGAGCGTCAGGCCGTACCTGACGCTCGGCATTGCCTTCTGA